A region from the Mucilaginibacter sp. CSA2-8R genome encodes:
- a CDS encoding nuclear transport factor 2 family protein: protein MKTLITLLTCLLISFSASAQQQKILQPKTSVQLPHPIVSHSPTDASRPKLTAVAMPPYHPAEHPLYKTIVQMDSLYFDTYNHSKAALMDSLTADDIEFYHDRGGLITSKQELLQSIQKNIFGKVNRVLSPGSIEVYEIPNYGAIEFGYHSFRNLVEHSESRPAKFVVTWRFKDNRWQVTRVVSLH, encoded by the coding sequence ATGAAGACGTTAATTACTTTACTTACCTGCTTACTCATAAGCTTTTCGGCATCGGCTCAACAGCAAAAAATATTGCAGCCGAAAACGAGCGTTCAGTTACCCCATCCCATAGTTTCTCATTCGCCAACGGATGCATCTCGTCCAAAGCTAACTGCGGTTGCCATGCCGCCTTACCATCCGGCTGAGCACCCCTTGTACAAAACCATAGTACAGATGGACAGCCTTTACTTTGACACCTACAACCATAGCAAGGCCGCTCTCATGGATTCGCTCACGGCTGATGACATTGAGTTTTACCATGACCGTGGCGGGCTTATCACTTCTAAACAGGAATTGCTGCAGTCGATCCAAAAAAACATATTTGGCAAAGTAAACCGGGTGCTGAGCCCGGGCAGTATTGAGGTTTACGAAATACCCAATTACGGTGCTATTGAGTTTGGCTACCATAGCTTCCGCAACCTGGTTGAGCACAGCGAAAGCCGTCCGGCTAAGTTTGTCGTCACGTGGAGGTTTAAAGACAACCGTTGGCAGGTTACGAGGGTAGTAAGCTTACATTAG
- a CDS encoding epimerase, translating to MQPINVIITGTTGMVGEGVMLECLNHPKVARVLSVSRKPTGHQHPKLTEYLVPDFMSLNADDEKLKGYDACFFCAGISSIGKNEADYTLATYDTTLHFAGVVAGLNPDSTFIYVSGAGTDSSEKGRIMWARVKGRTENDLQKLPFKKVCNFRPGVMQPVPGQLHVLKWYKYVGWLFPAVKRLFPDSASTLQQVARAMIICATTVAGRKVLEVNDINRLSNKWG from the coding sequence ATGCAACCGATCAATGTAATCATCACCGGTACCACAGGCATGGTAGGCGAGGGCGTTATGCTCGAGTGCCTCAATCATCCTAAAGTGGCACGTGTGCTTAGTGTTAGCCGTAAACCAACCGGCCATCAGCACCCTAAATTAACCGAATACTTGGTGCCCGATTTTATGTCGCTGAATGCTGACGACGAAAAATTAAAAGGTTATGACGCCTGTTTTTTTTGTGCCGGCATAAGCAGCATTGGTAAAAATGAGGCCGACTATACCCTGGCGACCTACGATACCACCCTGCACTTTGCCGGTGTGGTGGCAGGGCTTAATCCCGACTCTACGTTTATTTACGTAAGTGGAGCGGGTACCGATAGTTCTGAAAAAGGCCGCATTATGTGGGCCCGCGTTAAGGGCCGCACCGAAAACGACCTGCAAAAGCTTCCGTTTAAAAAGGTGTGTAATTTCAGACCCGGCGTAATGCAGCCCGTACCCGGACAGTTACATGTGCTAAAGTGGTATAAATATGTGGGCTGGCTGTTCCCGGCTGTTAAACGTTTATTTCCTGATTCGGCCAGTACACTACAGCAGGTAGCCCGTGCTATGATCATCTGTGCCACCACCGTTGCCGGCCGTAAGGTGCTTGAGGTAAATGATATTAACAGGTTGAGTAATAAGTGGGGATAA